Genomic window (Pyxicephalus adspersus mitochondrion, complete genome):
AGGAATCGAACCTCCATATCCTGGTTTCAAGCCAGACACATTACCACTCTGCCACTTTCTTGGGAAGTTACTTAAACAACACTGCCAACAGGCAAACCCGCTAGCTAAACACCTGCACTTCCCCATGGCCCACCCCGTTCAACTTGGCTTCCAAGACGCCACCTCCCCCATTATAGAAGAACTTCTACATTTTCATGATCATACCATAATAGCTGCATTCTTAATTAGCACCCTTGTTTTATATATCATCACAACCCTTATGTCTACTAAACTCTCAAGCACAAATACTATTGATGCTCAAGAGATCGAAATAGTCTGAACTATTATACCAGCGATTATCCTGATTGTTATTGCTCTCCCCTCACTCCGCATCCTCTACCTCATAGATGAGATTAGCAACCCAGATATTACTGTAAAAACCATTGGCCACCAATGATACTGAACTTATGAATATTCCGACTTCTCTGACCTTAATTTTGACTCATACATAATCCCAACAAAATCTCTAGAACCAGGCCAATTCCGTCTTCTTGAAGTGGATAATCGTATAATTACCCCAATTGGAACAGCCACCCGAACAATTATCACTGCTGACGACGTCCTACACTCATGAACCGTCCCCACCCTGGGAGTAAAAGCAGATGCAATTCCGGGCCGATTAAACCAACTCTCTTTTATAATTGCACGCCCAGGTGTATACTACGGCCAATGTTCAGAAATTTGTGGAGCCAACCACAGCTTTATGCCAATTGTAGTCGAAGCCCTCCCTGTCCCAAATTTTTTAAGCTGAACTAAACTTACAAAAAATGCCTCATTAAGAAACTTATGTAGCTACCCAAAGCATGAAGTGATTTAAATCACCCTTAATGAAACATGCCACAACTTGTGTTAGACCCATGATTCCTTATTTTCATCTCCTCTTGAGTAATCTTTATCACATTATCAATCAACAAAGTTTTGAATTCTACAATTCTTAACTCCTTCACCCACAAACATGAAAAACTCCTACACTCTCCCTGACTTTGACCATGACAATAAACCTATTCAACCAATTTGCCTCCCCAAACAACTTTGGAATCCCCTTGATTTTAATCGCCATAGTTTTTCCTTGAATCACATTTTTAACCCCGTCAAACCGCTGAATTACTAACCGCGTAACCTCCTCCCAAACTTGGTTCCTCAAAACATTTTCTAAGCAAATCTTCTTGCCATTAAACCCAACAGCTCACAAATGAGCATTTCTCCTATCTGCCCTCATACTATTCCTCCTAGGTATAAACCTAATAGGCCTCCTACCTTACACATTCACCCCAACTACCCAACTCTCATTAAATCTTGGCCTAGCCACCCCCCTATGACTTGCCACTGTAATTACTGGTCTACGGAATCAACCTACAGCATCCCTCGGCCACCTCTTACCAGAAGGCTCACCATCCCCCCTTATCCCCATTCTAATTATCATCGAATCTATCAGCTTACTTATTCGCCCACTAGCACTGGGAGTCCGACTCACTGCCAATTTAACCGCCGGCCACCTTTTAATTCAACTAATCTCTCTAGCCACCTCAGCTATATTATCTTCATCAATTTTTATCTCTATGCTTACTTTCTCCACACTTGTTCTACTTACTCTCCTTGAAATCGCTGTAGCTATAATTCAAGCTTACGTCTTTGTCCTCCTATTAAGCCTTTATTTACAAGAAAACACATATGGCCCACCAAACTCACGCTTTTCACATAGTCGATCCAAGCCCCTGACCACTTACGGGGGCCGCTGCAGCCTTTTTGCTTACTTCTGGTTTGGCAACATGATTCCACTTTAACACAACTATTATTCTTTTTCTAGGCCTTACACTTACACTTTTAACTATATTCCAGTGGTGACGAGACGTTGTACGAGAAGGCACCTACCAAGGACATCACACGCCCCCAGTACAAAAAGGCCTACGCTACGGCATAATTCTATTTATCTTATCAGAAGTATTTTTCTTTATTGGATTTTTTTGAGCATTTTATAACGCCAGCCTAGCCCCTACTTTAGAAGTAGGAGAATGTTGACCCCCCACTGGTATCACCCCACTTAACCCCTTTGAAGTGCCACTCCTTAATACCGCCGTCTTACTGGCCTCTGGGGTCTCAGTCACCTGAGCTCACCATAGTATTATAGAGGGTGACCGAAAAAGCGCCTTACAAGCCCTACTTCTAACAATTTCCCTAGGCCTTTACTTCACAGGCCTACAAGCCATAGAGTATTTCGAAGCCCCCTTCACTATTGCAGACGGAATTTACGGAACTACATTCTTCGTAGCCACAGGATTTCACGGCCTACACGTAATCATCGGCTCCCTATTCCTACTAACATGCCTCGCTCGCCAACTACTATACCACTTCACTTCACAACACCACTTCGGTTTTGAAGCAGCTGCATGATACTGGCATTTTGTCGACGTCGTTTGGTTATTCCTTTATGTCTCTATCTATTGATGAGGGTCTTACTCCCTTAGTACAACAAGTACAGGTGACTTCCAATCACCTAATCCTGGTAAAACCCCAGGAGAGAGTAGCACACCTAAAACAATTTTCCCAATATCTCTATGGCATAACACACACCCTACTTTCAACACCCCCTAATTTCTATGAAAAACAACTTCCATGAAACTCAAGCCTAAGACATAAATATCAACTTATTATGGTTGACTCCATAGAGTTTCACATGCCTATACTGTTCATCATCTTCTTCACCACCGTCTTCCTAGGACTTGCCTTCCACCGCATGCACCTCCTTTCTGCACTTCTATGCCTAGAAGGAATAATACTAACGATCTTCCTAAGCCTCTCCCTATGACCATTGTCTCTCAACCTCACCTCACCATTTATGTCCCCCCTCCTGATATTAACTCTATCTGCCTGCGAAGCTGCCCTTGGCTTATCCCTAATAGTCGCCACTGCACGATCCCACGGAACTGACAACCTAAAAACCTTAAACCTCCTTCAATGCTAACACTTATACTAGCCTGAGTATCTCTCATCCCCTCAATCTTGCTATCCCCCACTAAGTATCTATGAGCCGTCACCACTACACAATCCTTCACCCTCGCCTTCCTCTCCATCCCCTGGATCTTTTTGCAAAACTTTAATCTCTTTAACTCAACCTTCCTAGTTGACAAAACCTCAGCTCCCCTAATAATCCTCACTTGCTGACTGTTCCCTCTTACAATCCTGGCCAGCCAAAGTAAACTAATTAATGAACCAATTAATCGTCAACGCACATACATTGTTAATTGTTCTATTCTTCAATTATCAACCCTGCTTGCTTTTGCCGCAGCAGACCTTCTAACATTTTTTATCTTCTTCGAAGCTTCCCTCATCCCAACACTATTTATAATTACACGCTGAGGAGCCCAAGAACGACGCCTAACCGCAGGCTACTCTTTCTCGCTCTATACACTAATTGGCGCTATCCCCCTCCTTATTTGAACCCTAAAATTATACGAAAAATATGGCACACTTTACCTCCCAACCATAAACCTCCTACCCCAAACACTAACCCCAGGATCCTACGAACTTCTCTTCTGAGCTACATGCAACCTAGCATTCCTCATTAAACTCCCCTTATTTACATTTCACCTTTGACTCCCCCAAGCCCACGTTGAAGCTCCAATTGCAGGCTCTATAATTTTAGCAGGAACTCTTCTTAAACTCGGCGGCTATGGAATCCTGCGCACCTCCTTCCTTATTCAAGAGCCCGCCACCAACAAAGCCCTCTATATCTTGGCACTGGCAACTCTCGGCATCCTAGCCACAGCCCTCCTTTGCCTACGACAAACCGACCTGAAATCTCTAATTGCAATATCCTCAGTCAGCCACATGAACCTGATTATTGTTGCCGTTTTAACCTGCTCCCAATGAGCTTTTTCTGGGGCAATAATCATAATAATTGCACATGGTTTGACATCTTCTACAATATTCTGCCTAGCAAACACACTCTACGAACGCACTAACACCCGCACAATAATTGTCCTCCGCGGCACTCTTACAATATCCCCTCTTGCAGCATCTTGATGATTATTTACTATCCTACTAAACATAGCGCTCCCCCCGACAATTAACTTCAACAGTGAATTACTGATGATACTTGCTATCTACGACTGATCCATTTTATCCTTTCTCCTAGTAGCCCTCAACTTAATTGCCACCACAGCTTATACTCTGTACCTCCTCTGATCAACCCAACGAGGACCGTTCCCTAAACACATTAACACTACCCACCCACTCTACACCCGAGAACATGTTCTCCTAACCCTCCACATTCTCCCCACCCTCCTCCTCATCCTCAAACCAGAACTGATCATGATATGTGAATGTAGTTTAATAAAACCCTAGATTGTGATTCTAGAAATGAAAATTAATTTTTTCCATTCACCGAACTAGTCTGGAGTAGTGAGAACTGCTAATTCCTCACGACCACAGTTCAATTCTGTGGCTAGATCAATACAACTTACTTCTCTCCTCAAGATAAAATACCTACCCACTGATTTACCTCCAGTTTAAACCAATATAACCCCATAATCACTCGTGTACTAAATTTACAACTGCCCCCACAACCTCTCCGCTAACACCCTTAACTAAGCACCCCTCACAGCTCGTAAAGCCCCACTAGTTTGACCACGCACTACCTCAAACACAACAAACAACGCCAATAAAAGACTTCACCCGCCAAAAAACATCATTGAACCCCCACTGTTCATAATATCCCCCACACCCCACCACTCCTGCACATCCCCAAACTTATACCCACCCTCCACACTGACCCCGTATTTTTTTACAACCATTAACCC
Coding sequences:
- the ATP6 gene encoding ATP synthase F0 subunit 6 (TAA stop codon is completed by the addition of 3' A residues to the mRNA), whose protein sequence is MTMNLFNQFASPNNFGIPLILIAMVFPWITFLTPSNRWITNRVTSSQTWFLKTFSKQIFLPLNPTAHKWAFLLSALMLFLLGMNLMGLLPYTFTPTTQLSLNLGLATPLWLATVITGLRNQPTASLGHLLPEGSPSPLIPILIIIESISLLIRPLALGVRLTANLTAGHLLIQLISLATSAMLSSSIFISMLTFSTLVLLTLLEIAVAMIQAYVFVLLLSLYLQENT
- the COX2 gene encoding cytochrome c oxidase subunit II (TAA stop codon is completed by the addition of 3' A residues to the mRNA) → MAHPVQLGFQDATSPIMEELLHFHDHTMMAAFLISTLVLYIITTLMSTKLSSTNTIDAQEIEMVWTIMPAIILIVIALPSLRILYLMDEISNPDITVKTIGHQWYWTYEYSDFSDLNFDSYMIPTKSLEPGQFRLLEVDNRMITPIGTATRTIITADDVLHSWTVPTLGVKADAIPGRLNQLSFMIARPGVYYGQCSEICGANHSFMPIVVEALPVPNFLSWTKLTKNA
- the ND4 gene encoding NADH dehydrogenase subunit 4 (TAA stop codon is completed by the addition of 3' A residues to the mRNA), which translates into the protein MLTLMLAWVSLIPSILLSPTKYLWAVTTTQSFTLAFLSIPWIFLQNFNLFNSTFLVDKTSAPLMILTCWLFPLTILASQSKLINEPINRQRTYIVNCSILQLSTLLAFAAADLLTFFIFFEASLIPTLFMITRWGAQERRLTAGYSFSLYTLIGAIPLLIWTLKLYEKYGTLYLPTMNLLPQTLTPGSYELLFWATCNLAFLIKLPLFTFHLWLPQAHVEAPIAGSMILAGTLLKLGGYGILRTSFLIQEPATNKALYILALATLGILATALLCLRQTDLKSLIAMSSVSHMNLIIVAVLTCSQWAFSGAMIMMIAHGLTSSTMFCLANTLYERTNTRTMIVLRGTLTMSPLAASWWLFTILLNMALPPTINFNSELLMMLAIYDWSILSFLLVALNLIATTAYTLYLLWSTQRGPFPKHINTTHPLYTREHVLLTLHILPTLLLILKPELIMM
- the ATP8 gene encoding ATP synthase F0 subunit 8, encoding MPQLVLDPWFLIFISSWVIFITLSINKVLNSTILNSFTHKHEKLLHSPWLWPWQ
- the COX3 gene encoding cytochrome c oxidase subunit III (TAA stop codon is completed by the addition of 3' A residues to the mRNA) encodes the protein MAHQTHAFHMVDPSPWPLTGAAAAFLLTSGLATWFHFNTTIILFLGLTLTLLTMFQWWRDVVREGTYQGHHTPPVQKGLRYGMILFILSEVFFFIGFFWAFYNASLAPTLEVGECWPPTGITPLNPFEVPLLNTAVLLASGVSVTWAHHSIMEGDRKSALQALLLTISLGLYFTGLQAMEYFEAPFTIADGIYGTTFFVATGFHGLHVIIGSLFLLTCLARQLLYHFTSQHHFGFEAAAWYWHFVDVVWLFLYVSIYWWGS
- the ND4L gene encoding NADH dehydrogenase subunit 4L, which gives rise to MPMLFIIFFTTVFLGLAFHRMHLLSALLCLEGMMLTIFLSLSLWPLSLNLTSPFMSPLLMLTLSACEAALGLSLMVATARSHGTDNLKTLNLLQC